A stretch of the Aegilops tauschii subsp. strangulata cultivar AL8/78 chromosome 4, Aet v6.0, whole genome shotgun sequence genome encodes the following:
- the LOC109756606 gene encoding putative cyclin-dependent kinase F-2 yields MVMAARKRPAAAVLGAGHATTTQGSPTRCKRSRVNNIRSSWEDGSAEPPDTTELLREAGFLEACDRNPYVVGFEGLVRDPDNGAYGLVMEYVAAPTLHEFLWNRRRGGGPPLPESTVRAIMWKLFTGAKKMHDRHVVHRDIKPANILIGQEGELVKICDFGLAISLSELPPYNQAGTAFYLAPELLGKEDYDALVYTWSLGCVMAEMLTGKTLFLGDDDDDDDDDDTNNEIIQLWSIFRLLGTPDDRTWPEFTSLPHTAKALRLLPPGHKENKLRDLFPQEKLSDEGFQVLQGLLTYNPDKRLTAAAALKHRWFAAPRRAPAAAKVDALSFLVKKAPRIKFIPPAMPQKNLLKIPVAVWNAAQQV; encoded by the exons ATGGTGATGGCCGCGCGCAAGCGACCTGCTGCTGCCGTCCTCGGCGCCGGCCACGCCACCACCACCCAAGGATCGCCGACGCGCTGCAAGAGGAGCCGCGTCAACAACATCCGGAGCAGCTGGGAGGACGGGTCCGCGGAGCCCCCCGACACcaccgagcttctgcgagaggccGGATTCCTCGAGGCCTGCGACAGGAACCCTTACGTCGTCGGCTTCGAGGGCCTGGTGCGCGACCCTGATAACGGCGCCTACGGCCTCGTCATGGAGTACGTCGCCGCGCCGACCCTCCATGAGTTCCTGTGGAACaggcgccgcggcggcggcccGCCGCTGCCGGAGTCCACGGTGCGCGCCATCATGTGGAAGCTCTTCACCGG TGCCAAGAAGATGCACGACCGCCACGTTGTCCACCGCGACATCAAACCGGCCAACATCCTCATCGGCCAAGAAGGGGAGCTCGTCAAAATCTGCGACTTTGGGCTGGCGATCTCCTTGTCCGAGCTGCCGCCGTACAACCAGGCCGGCACGGCGTTCTACTTGGCACCCGAGCTGCTGGGGAAGGAAGACTACGACGCGCTCGTCTACACGTGGTCTCTCGGCTGCGTCATGGCCGAGATGCTCACCGGCAAGACGCTGTTCCTcggcgatgatgatgatgacgacgatgacgacgacACAAACAATGAGATCATCCAACTCTGGAGCATCTTCCGCTTGCTCGGGACGCCGGACGATAGGACGTGGCCGGAGTTCACATCGTTGCCGCACACCGCCAAGGCCCTACGACTCCTACCGCCGGGGCACAAGGAGAACAAGCTGCGGGACCTGTTCCCTCAAGAGAAGCTGTCCGACGAAGGATTCCAGGTGTTGCAAGGCCTCCTCACCTACAACCCCGACAAGCGACTGACGGCGGCCGCGGCCCTCAAACACCGATGGTTTGCTGCTCCTCGTCGCGCACCCGCCGCGGCAAAGGTCGACGCTTTGTCGTTTCTGGTAAAGAAGGCACCAAGGATCAAGTTCATCCCGCCGGCCATGCCACAGAAGAATCTACTCAAAATTCCCGTCGCTGTGTGGAACGCAGCACAACAAGTGTAA
- the LOC141021934 gene encoding uncharacterized protein: protein MVLDATDSTYFVWNTYFSLLFCENNLVDHVDGTVDSRAMVGDSEWTAIDATLVWWFFTTISKDLFHMVVSDGGDARAVWVKLNGLFIDNKLQHRVFLQQEFFDCHQDEQSIDDYCRRLKTLADELRDISAKVDDDLLLNMLTAGLNEDFGNAAAKLTLMSEPSFPKFVAYLRLEQRRIKGVKKRVQHHALATGTSRCAPPPPAPPAWEQQPPPPAPPGFYPLPPASPLLPQPPAAAAGWRAARQPLRAHGGLLVSSSPLRRGPTTPTRGRVSSTRTRCRFPGLPPRASLGPVLRATRRISRRPAPPPTRPSLHRRPWAAMASLPCPLMAGSTRPRCRRRAIPPFSPPCTRLRHLATMVAEVTVTNLVSIRRLARENPITVEFDDVGFSVKDARTRMLFHSDVWTSPVANNTGYLYYLVILDDFSHYVWTFPLRRKSDALATLTAFYSYVTTQFGRPILALQTDNGKEFDNVAVRNLLASHGTIFRLTCPYTSQQNGRAGRVIHTLNDCQVPSLPAQTSAPSTARLAPATTYDGPPPSPSSAPVPLACPAPSGPAAPSGGVSGADAPSAAASGAPSAAASGAPSGAPAAVASGAPFGAPAEDHSESSETT from the exons ATGGTCCTCGATGCCACCGACTCCACGTACTTTGTATGGAATACTTATTTCTCGCTCCTCTTTTGCGAGAACAATCTCGTGGATCATGTCGACGGCACCGTCGACTCTCGCGCCATGGTGGGCGACTCCGAGTGGACCGCGATCGACGCTACGCTCGTCTGGTGGTTCTTCACCACCATCTCTAAGGACCTGTTTCACATGGTCGTGAGCGATGGTGGTGACGCCCGCGCCGTGTGGGTCAAACTCAACGGCCTCTTCATCGACAACAAGCTCCAGCATCGCGTTTTTCTGCAGCAGGAATTTTTTGACTGTCATCAGGATGAACAGTCCATCGATGACTACTGCCGCCGCCTGAAGACGTTGGCGGATGAACTCCGTGACATCAGTGCCAAGGTTGATGATGACCTCCTCCTCAACATGCTCACCGCTGGCCTCAACGAGGACTTCGGCAACGCTGCCGCCAAGCTTACCTTGATGTCGGAGCCCTCCTTCCCCAAGTTTGTGGCGTACTTGCGGTTGGAGCAGCGCCGGATCAAGGGGGTGAAAAAGCGCGTGCAGCACCACGCCCTCGCCACTGGCACCTCTCGctgcgccccgccgccacccgccCCACCCGCATGGGAGCAGCAGCCGCCGCCCCCTGCGCCCCCGGGGTTCTACCCCCTCCCGCCCGCGTCCCCGCTCCTCCCACAGCCCCCAGCAGCAGCCGCAGGGTGGCGGGCGGCGCGGCAACCGCTGCGGGCGCACGGGGGGCTCCTCGTCAGCAGCAGCCCACTCCGCCGTGGACCTACGACACCAACCCGTGGACGGGTGTCGTCCACGCGTACTCGATGCCGGTTCCCCGGCCTCCCGCCCCGGGCATCCTTGGGCcccgtcctgcgagccaccaggCGTATCTCGCgacgcccggcgccgccccctaCCCGGCCCTCCCTGCATCGCCGGCCATGGGCGGCTATGGCGTCGCTCCCGTGCCCGCTTATGGCGGGTTCTACCCGCCCCAGGTGCCGCCGCCGTGCGATCCCGCCCTTCTCGCCGCCCTGCACTCGGCTCCGTCACCTAGCAACTATGGTGGCGGAGGTgactg TCACAAACCTTGTATCTATTCGTCGTCTTGCTCGTGAGAATCCTATTACTGTCGAATTTGATGATGTTGGCTTTTCTGTGAAGGACGCCCGTACACGGATG TTATTccatagtgatgtttggacgtcCCCGGTTGCAAACAACACGGGCTATCTATACTATTTGGTGATATTGGATGACTTctctcattatgtgtggactttTCCTCTCCGTCGAAAGTCCGACGCCCTCGCCACACTCACCGCCTTCTATTCCTACGTCACCACACAGTTCGGTCGTCCTATCCTTGCCCTACAAACTGACAACGGAAAAGAGTTTGACAACGTCGCCGTCCGTAACCTCCTCGCTTCTCACGGCACCATCTTTCGCCTCACTTGTCCTTACACGTCCCAGCAAAATGGCCGCGCCGGGCGTGTCATTCACACTCTTAATGACTGC CAAGTACCATCCCTCCCCGCGCAGACTTCGGCACCTTCCACGGCGCGGCTCGCCCCTGCCACCACCTACGACGGGCCTCCCCCTTCACCGAGTAGTGCCCCGGTCCCCCTCGCGTGCCCCGCGCCGTCGGGTCCGGCCGCCCCCTCCGGTGGCGTCTCAGGAGCGGAcgccccctccgccgcggcctCGGGCGCCCCTTCCGCCGCGGCCTCCGGCGCACCCTCAGGCGCCCCCGCTGCAGTAGCCTCCGGCGCCCCCTTTGGCGCCCCCGCCGAGGACCACTCGGAGTCCTCGGAGACCACCTAG